Proteins encoded in a region of the Methylobacterium radiotolerans JCM 2831 genome:
- a CDS encoding aliphatic sulfonate ABC transporter substrate-binding protein, which produces MLDRRALLAALAALPLAPALAPGARAAEPGVLRIGYQKNGILVVAKQQKIIEKRLEPLGYAVRWVEFSFGPPLLEALSLDGIDLGQTGDAPPIFAQAARSNLVYAAAQEAGGSGAGILLPKGSEIRSLAELRGRRVAFAKASSSHNLTIAALEKAGLSYADIEPVTLAPADAAAAFARGSIDAWTIWDPYFAIAEQGEGVRVLVRATDVTPQNNFFLASRPFAESRAPVLTAVIDALGEVAAWCTQNRGAVAELLSQGTGVPLAATRRAVDRTDYVIGPMTDRVAAEQQRIADRFHALRLIPKPIRIADAVWTPPARNG; this is translated from the coding sequence ATGCTCGACCGTCGCGCCCTGCTGGCCGCCCTCGCGGCCCTGCCCCTCGCGCCGGCGCTCGCCCCGGGCGCCCGGGCGGCCGAGCCCGGCGTGCTGCGGATCGGCTACCAGAAGAACGGCATCCTGGTCGTCGCCAAGCAGCAGAAGATCATCGAGAAGCGTCTGGAGCCTCTCGGATACGCGGTGCGCTGGGTCGAGTTCTCCTTCGGACCGCCGCTGCTGGAGGCCCTGTCGCTGGACGGGATCGATCTCGGCCAGACCGGCGATGCCCCGCCGATCTTCGCCCAGGCCGCGCGCTCCAACCTCGTCTACGCGGCCGCCCAGGAGGCCGGCGGCTCCGGCGCCGGCATCCTGCTGCCGAAGGGCTCCGAGATCCGCAGCCTCGCCGAGCTCAGGGGCAGGCGCGTCGCCTTCGCCAAGGCATCGAGCTCCCACAACCTGACCATCGCGGCCCTGGAGAAGGCCGGCCTGAGCTACGCCGACATCGAGCCGGTGACGCTGGCGCCCGCCGACGCCGCGGCCGCCTTCGCCCGCGGCAGCATCGACGCCTGGACGATCTGGGACCCGTACTTCGCCATCGCCGAGCAGGGGGAGGGCGTGCGCGTGCTGGTGCGGGCCACCGACGTCACCCCGCAGAACAACTTCTTCCTGGCGAGCCGGCCCTTCGCGGAGAGCCGGGCCCCGGTCCTCACCGCGGTGATCGACGCCCTGGGCGAGGTGGCGGCCTGGTGCACGCAGAATCGCGGCGCGGTGGCGGAACTCCTGTCGCAGGGCACGGGCGTGCCGCTGGCCGCGACCCGGCGGGCGGTGGATCGGACCGACTACGTGATCGGTCCCATGACCGACCGCGTCGCCGCCGAGCAGCAGCGGATCGCCGACCGCTTCCACGCGCTGAGACTGATCCCCAAGCCGATCCGCATCGCCGACGCGGTCTGGACGCCCCCCGCCCGCAACGGCTGA
- a CDS encoding sulfonate ABC transporter substrate-binding protein: MTDRSPRAPSLSPASGPAPNRRHLLSAGLGLAATALLRPACAAGSIRIGYQKYGSLVLLKGRGTLERALQPLGTTVAWSEFPSGPPLLEALNAGAIDFGSAGEAPPIFAQAASPELRYVAAEPPAPRGEAILVPRDSPIRSVAELRGRTIALNKGSNVHYLLVRALEQAGVPYDAVKLAFLAPADANAAFVRGAVDAWVIWDPFQAAAERATGARVLVDGRGVDGHALAPNRQFYLSRRGFTDTSPAIVSAVLEAIGEVDAWAAGHADAVAADLAPSVGIPAPVLAVALGRLSYGVAPLDATAIADQQKVADAFHGLGLLPKPVRVADAVWTAPGPADAVKSEKRTENR; this comes from the coding sequence ATGACCGACCGATCGCCCCGCGCGCCGTCCCTGTCGCCCGCCAGCGGCCCCGCCCCGAACCGGCGCCACCTCCTGTCCGCCGGGCTCGGCCTCGCGGCGACCGCGCTGCTGCGGCCGGCCTGCGCGGCCGGCAGCATCCGGATCGGCTACCAGAAATACGGGTCGCTCGTGCTGCTGAAGGGCCGCGGCACCCTGGAGCGGGCCCTCCAGCCCCTCGGCACCACGGTGGCGTGGTCGGAATTCCCGTCCGGGCCGCCGCTGCTGGAGGCGCTGAATGCCGGGGCGATCGACTTCGGCTCGGCGGGCGAAGCGCCGCCGATCTTCGCCCAGGCCGCGAGCCCGGAGCTGCGCTACGTCGCCGCCGAGCCGCCGGCGCCGCGGGGCGAGGCGATCCTCGTGCCCAGGGACAGCCCGATCCGCAGCGTCGCCGAGCTGCGCGGCAGGACCATCGCGCTCAACAAGGGCTCGAACGTCCATTACCTGCTGGTGCGCGCCCTGGAGCAGGCCGGCGTCCCCTACGACGCGGTGAAACTCGCCTTTCTGGCACCGGCCGACGCCAACGCCGCCTTCGTGCGCGGCGCCGTCGACGCCTGGGTGATCTGGGACCCGTTCCAGGCCGCCGCCGAGCGCGCCACGGGCGCCCGGGTCCTGGTCGACGGGCGCGGGGTCGACGGGCACGCGCTCGCCCCGAACCGCCAGTTCTACCTGTCCCGGCGCGGCTTCACCGACACGAGCCCCGCGATCGTCTCGGCCGTGCTGGAGGCGATCGGGGAGGTCGACGCCTGGGCCGCGGGCCATGCCGACGCCGTGGCGGCGGACCTGGCGCCCTCGGTCGGCATCCCCGCGCCGGTCCTGGCCGTGGCGCTCGGCCGCCTGTCCTACGGCGTCGCGCCCCTGGATGCGACCGCGATCGCCGACCAGCAGAAGGTCGCCGACGCCTTCCACGGCCTCGGGCTCCTGCCGAAGCCCGTCCGGGTCGCCGACGCGGTCTGGACGGCGCCCGGGCCCGCGGACGCCGTCAAGTCCGAGAAGCGGACGGAGAACCGCTGA
- the ssuC gene encoding aliphatic sulfonate ABC transporter permease SsuC: MRPSKLDRLRDSAVPWLLPAAILLGWQAAVSAGLVSNRFMPAPLDVVRAGWEAGRTGELWTNLGVSTLRALAGFVIGGGIGFALGLANGLSRLSERLTDTSVQMVRNVPHLSLIPLVILWFGIGEEAKLFLVALGVFFPIYANTLHGIRSVDPGLVEMGRVYGMSRTELFSRVVLPGALPSIFVGLRYALGIMWLTLIVAETISASSGLGYMAMQAREFMLVDVVVLAILIYAALGKLADALTRQLERACLAWNPAYRSA, from the coding sequence ATGCGCCCCTCCAAGCTCGATCGCCTGCGCGACTCCGCGGTGCCCTGGCTGCTGCCGGCCGCCATCCTGCTCGGCTGGCAGGCCGCGGTCTCGGCCGGGCTCGTCTCCAACCGCTTCATGCCGGCGCCCCTCGACGTGGTCCGGGCCGGCTGGGAGGCCGGGCGGACCGGGGAACTCTGGACCAACCTCGGCGTCAGCACCCTGCGGGCTCTGGCGGGCTTCGTGATCGGCGGCGGCATCGGCTTCGCGCTCGGCCTCGCCAACGGCCTGTCGCGCCTGTCGGAGCGGCTGACCGACACCTCGGTGCAGATGGTGCGCAACGTGCCCCACCTCTCGCTGATCCCGCTGGTGATCCTGTGGTTCGGCATCGGCGAGGAGGCCAAGCTGTTCCTCGTGGCGCTCGGCGTGTTCTTCCCGATCTACGCCAACACCCTGCACGGCATCCGCTCGGTGGATCCGGGCCTCGTGGAGATGGGCCGGGTCTACGGCATGTCCCGCACCGAGCTGTTCAGCCGCGTGGTGCTGCCCGGCGCCCTGCCGTCGATCTTCGTGGGCCTGCGCTACGCGCTGGGCATCATGTGGCTGACGCTGATCGTCGCCGAGACGATCTCGGCCTCGTCGGGGCTCGGCTACATGGCCATGCAGGCCCGGGAGTTCATGCTGGTCGACGTCGTCGTGCTGGCGATCCTGATCTACGCCGCCCTCGGCAAGCTCGCCGACGCCCTGACCCGCCAGCTCGAGCGCGCCTGCCTCGCCTGGAACCCCGCCTACAGGAGCGCCTGA
- a CDS encoding ATP-binding cassette domain-containing protein — protein sequence MLLDAVRREALPDLGTDPRQAAAAAPARAPAEPPGRGIAVTVRDLHKSFDGNAVIEGLNLFLPAGGFTAVVGRSGCGKSTLLRLILGLDTPTGGRIDLEGPAASPRRSEPPKRIMFQEPRLLPWARVVDNVAVGLSGHGSRAERRERALAALAEVGLADKAGQWPATLSGGQRQRVALARALVSRPGLLALDEPLGALDALTRIGMQDLIERIWRAQGFTALLVTHDVTEAVALADRILVVDEGRIALDLRVDVPRPRRRGDPDLARLEGRILDHLLGSQPTA from the coding sequence ATGCTGCTCGACGCCGTCCGCCGCGAGGCGCTTCCCGACCTCGGCACCGATCCCCGGCAGGCGGCCGCCGCCGCGCCGGCGCGCGCGCCCGCGGAGCCGCCGGGCCGCGGGATCGCCGTCACCGTCCGCGACCTGCACAAGAGCTTCGACGGCAACGCCGTCATCGAGGGCCTGAACCTGTTCCTGCCGGCCGGGGGGTTCACCGCGGTGGTCGGCCGCTCCGGCTGCGGCAAGAGCACCCTGCTGCGCCTCATCCTCGGGCTCGACACGCCCACCGGCGGCCGGATCGACCTCGAGGGGCCGGCCGCCAGCCCGCGCCGGTCCGAGCCGCCGAAGCGGATCATGTTCCAGGAGCCGCGGCTGCTGCCCTGGGCGCGGGTCGTCGACAACGTCGCGGTCGGCCTGTCGGGGCACGGCTCCCGGGCCGAGCGCCGGGAGCGGGCGCTCGCCGCGCTCGCCGAGGTCGGCCTCGCCGACAAGGCCGGGCAGTGGCCCGCCACCCTGTCGGGCGGCCAGCGCCAGCGCGTGGCCCTGGCCCGGGCGCTGGTGAGCCGGCCGGGCCTGCTCGCCCTCGACGAGCCGCTGGGCGCCCTCGACGCCCTGACCCGGATCGGCATGCAGGACCTGATCGAGCGGATCTGGCGGGCGCAGGGGTTCACCGCCCTCCTCGTCACGCACGACGTCACCGAGGCGGTGGCGCTGGCCGACCGCATCCTCGTCGTCGATGAAGGGCGGATCGCCCTCGACCTGCGGGTCGACGTGCCGCGGCCGCGCCGGCGCGGGGATCCGGACCTCGCCCGCCTCGAGGGCCGCATCCTCGATCACCTGCTCGGATCGCAGCCGACGGCCTGA
- the ssuD gene encoding FMNH2-dependent alkanesulfonate monooxygenase: MHAANDGRADVLWFLPTHGDGRYLGAREGARDVSLSYLRQIAQGADELGYYGVLLPTGRSCEDSWIVASALAPLTKQLRFLVAVRPGLMEPSAAARMTATLDRISDGRLLINVVTGGDPVELAGDGVFLSHDARYAVTDEFLTIWRGLLAGETVTFQGDHLRTENGRLIFPPVQKPYPPLYFGGSSAAGMAVAAEHCDVYLTWGEPPAQVAEKIAAARQAAEAKGKTFSYGIRLHVIARETEAAAWEAAEQLISKLDDATIAKAQETLKRQDSVGQSRMMALHGGSRDKLVVAPNLWAGVGLVRGGAGTALVGSADQVADRMKAYIDLGIDRFILSGYPHLEEAYRFAELVFPKLPLRATTGRPASNARNDGPFGEIIANDLVPTHRVGAH, translated from the coding sequence ATGCACGCAGCCAATGACGGGCGCGCCGACGTCCTCTGGTTCCTGCCGACTCACGGCGACGGCCGCTATCTCGGCGCGCGGGAGGGGGCCCGGGACGTCTCGCTCAGCTATCTCCGGCAGATCGCGCAGGGGGCGGACGAGCTCGGCTATTACGGCGTGCTGCTGCCCACCGGGCGCTCCTGCGAGGATTCCTGGATCGTCGCCTCGGCGCTGGCGCCGCTGACCAAGCAGCTGCGTTTCCTCGTGGCGGTGCGGCCGGGCCTGATGGAGCCCTCCGCGGCGGCCCGCATGACCGCGACCCTCGACCGGATCTCGGACGGGCGCCTCCTGATCAACGTCGTCACCGGCGGCGACCCGGTGGAACTCGCCGGCGACGGCGTGTTCCTGTCCCACGACGCGCGCTACGCCGTCACCGACGAGTTCCTGACGATCTGGCGCGGCCTGCTCGCGGGTGAGACCGTGACCTTCCAGGGCGATCACCTGCGCACCGAGAACGGCCGGCTGATCTTCCCGCCGGTGCAGAAGCCCTATCCGCCGCTCTACTTCGGCGGCTCGTCGGCGGCCGGCATGGCGGTCGCGGCCGAGCATTGCGACGTCTACCTCACCTGGGGCGAGCCCCCGGCCCAGGTCGCGGAGAAGATCGCCGCCGCCCGGCAGGCCGCCGAGGCGAAGGGCAAGACCTTCTCGTACGGCATCCGCCTGCACGTCATCGCCCGCGAGACCGAGGCCGCGGCCTGGGAGGCCGCCGAGCAGCTGATCTCGAAGCTCGACGACGCCACCATCGCCAAGGCGCAGGAGACTCTGAAGCGGCAGGATTCCGTCGGCCAGAGCCGCATGATGGCGCTCCACGGCGGCAGCCGCGACAAGCTCGTGGTGGCGCCGAACCTCTGGGCCGGCGTCGGCCTCGTCCGCGGCGGCGCCGGGACGGCGCTGGTCGGCTCGGCCGACCAGGTCGCCGACCGGATGAAGGCGTATATCGATCTCGGGATCGACCGCTTCATCCTCTCGGGCTACCCGCACCTGGAGGAAGCCTACCGGTTCGCCGAGCTGGTCTTCCCGAAGCTGCCGCTGCGCGCCACCACCGGGCGGCCGGCCAGCAACGCCCGCAACGACGGCCCGTTCGGCGAGATCATCGCCAACGACCTCGTGCCGACCCACCGCGTCGGCGCGCACTGA
- a CDS encoding cyclic nucleotide-binding domain-containing protein, whose protein sequence is MTTTDLTSAGAASPAGGRAAMLRGARIVAAAAVTVMVLLLDLISYSQLIFSGPLAESRAAGLSALLAAYVLGSLVFIAIRRTARISLSFIGAAAIVQAAIAAAVAGQLEAAGITDPETVGQLVLVACGVSTFATGVIFALLGTLRASLLVQLLPYPVLAGFLGGVGLLFLRSGVQIGGHVDDPVAALLRTVDPANLDPGRIDAGALARIALTLAIGFCAFYLPRIVRHWGTYPAVILSSLAVVHLGLAWTGTSVAAGQASGWLIEPLPTGTLLRPPAIGSLMAFDPRLLLPIWPKIATLVVVAVIIQILYVVSVELEIRRDLDIDRMFVASGATNLVGSVFGSSAMGFGRTSTLLLHNIGGGHWLGWWLTLAVMAALLIVGASPLALLPRPLAGGALIAIGIGLLFNLGLASRTLPGWEIAIALVVCAATAFFGATTGFLVGVLLAILIFGVQYGQIGAIRRSLSGAERRSSVIRGPDAAARLAAVGGRTRIYTLQGYLFFLNAQAIHRRAAAEAGDLRVLILDFRETVGLDSSALIAFRKVGQLAEQRRFDVLLVHVDPAARLLITRNGLTADPRVRILDTLDEALRAAEATLLAEAGGAGPGEVARFARHMADRLGSAFGPDDFAPYLTVRELAAGAALMRQGEAADALYFLEQGVVSVEMEVPGRGNLRLRTTTAGTVIGEIALVQGGRRTATAVAESPCRVVGIDRAALARMERERPDLALAFQRFLILELAGKVSDTNRLLEAEMQ, encoded by the coding sequence ATGACGACAACCGACCTGACGTCCGCCGGGGCCGCATCCCCGGCCGGCGGCCGCGCGGCGATGCTGCGCGGGGCCCGCATCGTGGCGGCCGCGGCCGTCACCGTGATGGTGCTGCTGCTCGACCTCATCAGCTACTCCCAGCTCATCTTCTCGGGTCCGCTGGCGGAGAGCCGCGCGGCCGGCCTGTCGGCGCTGCTCGCGGCCTACGTGCTGGGCAGCCTCGTCTTCATCGCCATCCGCCGGACCGCGCGGATCTCGCTGTCCTTCATCGGCGCGGCCGCGATCGTGCAGGCGGCGATCGCCGCGGCGGTCGCCGGGCAGCTCGAGGCCGCGGGCATCACCGATCCGGAGACGGTCGGCCAGCTCGTCCTCGTGGCCTGCGGCGTCTCGACCTTCGCCACCGGCGTGATCTTCGCGCTGCTCGGCACCCTGCGGGCCTCCCTGCTGGTGCAGCTGCTGCCCTACCCGGTGCTCGCCGGCTTCCTCGGCGGCGTCGGGCTGCTGTTCCTGCGCAGCGGCGTGCAGATCGGCGGCCATGTCGACGATCCGGTCGCGGCGCTGCTCCGCACCGTCGATCCGGCCAACCTCGATCCGGGCCGGATCGATGCCGGGGCGCTCGCCCGCATCGCCCTGACCCTCGCCATCGGGTTCTGCGCCTTCTACCTGCCCCGGATCGTCCGGCACTGGGGGACCTACCCCGCGGTGATCCTGTCGAGCCTCGCGGTGGTCCATCTCGGGCTGGCCTGGACGGGCACCAGCGTCGCCGCCGGGCAGGCCTCGGGATGGCTGATCGAGCCGCTGCCGACGGGCACGCTGCTGCGCCCGCCCGCCATCGGCAGCCTGATGGCCTTCGATCCGCGCCTGCTCCTGCCGATCTGGCCCAAGATCGCCACCCTGGTCGTCGTGGCGGTCATCATCCAGATCCTCTACGTGGTGAGCGTCGAGCTGGAGATCCGGCGCGACCTCGACATCGACCGGATGTTCGTGGCCTCGGGCGCCACCAACCTCGTCGGCAGCGTGTTCGGCAGCTCCGCGATGGGCTTCGGCCGGACCTCGACGCTGCTGCTGCACAATATCGGCGGCGGCCACTGGCTCGGCTGGTGGCTGACCCTCGCGGTCATGGCGGCCCTGCTCATCGTCGGCGCGAGTCCCCTGGCGCTGCTGCCCCGCCCGCTGGCCGGCGGCGCGCTGATCGCCATCGGCATCGGGCTCCTGTTCAACCTCGGCCTCGCCAGCCGGACCCTGCCGGGGTGGGAGATCGCCATCGCGCTGGTCGTGTGCGCCGCCACCGCGTTCTTCGGGGCGACCACGGGCTTCCTCGTCGGCGTCCTGCTGGCGATCCTGATCTTCGGGGTCCAGTACGGGCAGATCGGCGCGATCCGCCGGTCGCTGTCCGGGGCGGAGCGGCGCAGCAGCGTCATCCGCGGTCCCGACGCCGCCGCGCGGCTCGCGGCGGTCGGCGGCCGGACCCGGATCTACACCCTGCAGGGCTACCTGTTCTTCCTCAACGCGCAGGCGATCCACCGCCGGGCCGCCGCGGAGGCCGGCGACCTGCGCGTCCTGATCCTGGATTTCCGCGAGACCGTGGGGCTCGACAGCTCGGCGCTGATCGCGTTCCGCAAGGTCGGCCAGCTCGCCGAGCAGCGGCGCTTCGACGTGCTGCTGGTCCACGTGGATCCGGCGGCGCGGCTGCTGATCACCCGCAACGGGCTCACCGCCGACCCGCGCGTCCGGATCCTCGACACGCTGGACGAGGCCCTGCGCGCCGCCGAGGCCACGCTCCTGGCCGAGGCCGGCGGCGCCGGCCCGGGGGAGGTCGCCCGGTTCGCCCGGCACATGGCCGACCGGCTGGGCAGCGCGTTCGGGCCGGACGACTTCGCGCCCTATCTGACGGTCCGCGAACTCGCGGCGGGCGCGGCGCTGATGCGCCAGGGGGAGGCGGCCGACGCCCTCTACTTCCTGGAGCAGGGCGTCGTCTCCGTCGAGATGGAGGTCCCCGGCCGCGGCAACCTGCGCCTGCGCACCACCACGGCCGGCACGGTGATCGGCGAGATCGCGCTGGTCCAGGGCGGGCGGCGCACCGCCACCGCCGTCGCCGAGAGCCCCTGCCGGGTGGTCGGCATCGACCGCGCCGCCCTCGCCCGGATGGAGCGGGAGCGCCCGGACCTCGCGCTCGCCTTCCAGCGCTTCCTGATCCTGGAACTGGCCGGCAAGGTCTCCGACACGAACCGGCTGCTCGAGGCGGAGATGCAGTGA
- a CDS encoding DUF3307 domain-containing protein → MPSADTLVPVGAFALLVLAFAVKHLAADFFLQTNWMAQGKQRSSAWLGPLCAHTGLHGLGTLAIALAVKPALWWLALVDFAIHTGIDRGKVLVGQRTRLPTTDARFWWLMGIDQFLHHVTHLGLAVVLAAA, encoded by the coding sequence ATGCCGTCCGCCGATACGCTCGTCCCGGTGGGTGCCTTCGCGCTGCTGGTCCTGGCGTTCGCCGTGAAGCACCTCGCGGCGGACTTCTTCCTTCAGACCAACTGGATGGCGCAGGGCAAGCAGCGGTCCTCGGCCTGGCTCGGCCCCCTCTGCGCCCATACCGGCCTGCACGGCCTCGGCACGCTGGCGATCGCGCTCGCGGTGAAGCCGGCCCTGTGGTGGCTGGCGCTCGTCGATTTCGCGATCCACACGGGAATCGACCGCGGCAAGGTGCTGGTCGGCCAGCGGACCCGCCTGCCGACCACCGACGCCCGGTTCTGGTGGCTGATGGGCATCGACCAGTTCCTGCACCACGTCACCCATCTCGGGCTCGCCGTGGTGCTGGCGGCGGCCTGA